The Oxalobacteraceae bacterium OTU3CINTB1 genome includes a window with the following:
- a CDS encoding phosphate ABC transporter substrate-binding protein, protein MTARCLTLLLLMLSALLPGGRPAFAAEGGQHDTVIVVSAKNPLSSLRSGQVAAIFMAQTDRFPNGAAAVALDLPPGSALRDAFYRRVADRSPALMKAYWSKMVFTGRGQPPRELHNSAAVRRLVADNPAMIGYIDRAALDASVKVLEVRP, encoded by the coding sequence ATGACCGCTCGTTGCTTGACCCTGCTTTTATTGATGCTGTCGGCCCTGCTGCCGGGCGGCCGGCCGGCGTTCGCCGCCGAGGGTGGCCAGCATGATACGGTGATCGTGGTGTCGGCCAAAAATCCGCTGTCTTCGCTGCGTTCCGGGCAGGTGGCGGCCATCTTCATGGCGCAAACCGACCGCTTTCCCAACGGCGCAGCGGCGGTGGCGCTCGACCTGCCACCCGGCAGCGCCCTGCGCGACGCCTTCTACCGGCGCGTGGCGGACCGCTCGCCGGCGCTGATGAAGGCTTACTGGAGCAAGATGGTGTTCACTGGACGTGGCCAGCCGCCGCGCGAGTTGCACAATAGCGCCGCCGTGCGCCGCCTGGTGGCCGACAATCCGGCCATGATCGGCTACATCGACCGCGCCGCCCTCGACGCCAGCGTCAAGGTGCTGGAGGTGCGGCCATGA
- a CDS encoding PAS domain-containing protein, whose product MTYPFLQGGGQLAQIIASHDWSKTALGPIDAWPQSLQTTVALVLRSTLPIVLLMREEGVMIYNDGYSVFAAGRHPMSLGSNVREAWPEIADFNDHVIKVGLAGQTLVYKDQQLTVNRNGGPEQIWLDLDYSPVLDEAGTPVGVMVLVIETTAKVKAERRLLDEAERMRIMFEQAPGFMAMLSGPDHVFLSANPAYLALVGQRELIGLPLREALPEANSQGFVGLLDKLYASGETWSGTAVPFFLAATGDRPPRERFLDFVYQPLRDTAGAVWGIFVQGADVTDRVMAENLLRASENTFRTLAQTIPSQVWQANGDGGLDWFNDQVYRYSGTRPGELDDNRWAEIVHPEDLPAASQAWIVAVATGQTFETEYRIRRADGIYRWHLVRALPIVDDHGVVQRWVGTSTDIEDQKSTAYKLQQQVAERTAERDRMWRYSTDVMMVVSLDGWVSAVNPAFTRLLGWEEAEVIGTSLYKLIHPDDMAASMAEMASLAEGRHTFKFENRTLRKGGGHAILSWTAVPDERFVHAVGRDMTAERAAADEMRRTAAALQQSQKMEAIGKLTGGVAHDFNNLLQVISGNLQLLSGDVKGNARAEKRLEHALAGVTRGAKLASYLLAFGRRQALDPRVVKIGRFIAGMEDMLRRSLGEEIEVETVISGGLWNTLVDTAQVENAVLNLCINARDAMDGVGRLTIEVGNAMLDDQYAATHPELAAGQYVMIAISDTGSGMSPEVLAQAFDPFFSTKPEGKGSGLGLSMVYGFARQSGGHVKIYSEPGSGTTVKLYLPRSTEVEDAPAPPEMRAVVGGQETILVAEDDDGVRATVVEMLSELGYRVLKANDAASALSIIDSGLQIDLLFTDVVMPGALRSPELARKARERLPGIAVLFTSGYTENAIVHGGRLDAGVDLLGKPYTREALARKVRHVLANRQHQVQLAAQPPAAAMVAADNAAGAAGLRIVLVEDEQELRETTTELLELLGHTVLPAGDAAAALVLLQGEAVDVMITDISLPDLSGEVLAARARALRPDLRIIFASGQHPRFPLEGAQLLLKPFSVDKLMQMLASVV is encoded by the coding sequence GTGACTTATCCCTTCCTCCAAGGCGGCGGCCAACTTGCGCAGATCATTGCTTCCCACGATTGGAGCAAGACCGCGCTCGGCCCGATCGACGCCTGGCCTCAGTCGCTGCAAACGACGGTGGCGCTGGTGCTGCGCTCGACGTTGCCGATCGTGCTGCTGATGCGCGAGGAGGGGGTGATGATCTACAACGACGGCTATTCGGTGTTCGCCGCCGGGCGCCATCCGATGTCGCTGGGATCGAACGTGCGCGAGGCGTGGCCGGAGATCGCCGACTTCAACGACCACGTGATCAAGGTCGGACTGGCGGGACAGACGCTGGTCTACAAGGACCAGCAGCTGACGGTCAACCGCAACGGCGGGCCGGAACAGATCTGGCTGGACCTGGACTATTCGCCGGTGCTCGACGAGGCCGGCACGCCGGTCGGCGTGATGGTGCTGGTGATCGAGACCACCGCCAAGGTCAAGGCCGAGCGGCGCTTGCTCGACGAGGCCGAGCGCATGCGCATCATGTTCGAGCAGGCGCCCGGCTTCATGGCGATGCTGTCCGGTCCCGACCATGTTTTCCTGTCGGCCAACCCGGCCTACCTGGCGCTGGTCGGCCAGCGCGAGCTGATCGGCCTGCCGCTGCGCGAGGCGCTGCCGGAGGCCAACAGCCAGGGCTTCGTCGGCCTGCTCGATAAACTGTATGCCTCCGGCGAGACCTGGTCCGGCACGGCCGTGCCGTTCTTCCTGGCCGCCACCGGCGACCGCCCGCCGCGCGAGCGCTTCCTCGATTTCGTCTATCAGCCGCTGCGCGACACCGCGGGCGCCGTGTGGGGCATCTTCGTGCAGGGCGCCGACGTGACCGACCGCGTGATGGCCGAGAACCTGTTGCGCGCCAGCGAAAACACCTTCCGCACCTTGGCGCAAACCATTCCGAGCCAGGTCTGGCAGGCCAACGGCGACGGTGGCCTGGACTGGTTCAACGATCAGGTTTACCGCTATTCCGGCACCCGGCCCGGCGAGCTGGATGACAACCGCTGGGCCGAGATCGTGCACCCGGAGGACCTGCCGGCCGCCAGCCAGGCGTGGATCGTGGCGGTGGCCACCGGCCAGACCTTCGAGACCGAGTACCGCATCCGCCGCGCCGACGGCATCTACCGCTGGCACCTTGTGCGCGCCTTGCCGATCGTCGACGACCACGGCGTGGTGCAGCGCTGGGTCGGCACCAGCACCGATATCGAAGACCAGAAATCGACCGCCTACAAGCTGCAGCAGCAGGTGGCCGAGCGCACCGCGGAGCGCGACCGCATGTGGCGCTATTCGACCGACGTGATGATGGTGGTGTCGCTGGACGGCTGGGTCAGCGCCGTCAATCCCGCCTTCACCCGCCTGCTGGGTTGGGAGGAGGCGGAGGTGATCGGCACATCGCTGTATAAGCTGATCCACCCGGACGACATGGCCGCGTCGATGGCGGAGATGGCCTCGCTGGCCGAGGGCCGGCATACCTTCAAGTTCGAGAACCGCACCTTGCGCAAGGGCGGCGGCCACGCGATCCTGTCGTGGACCGCCGTGCCGGACGAGCGTTTCGTGCACGCCGTGGGCCGCGACATGACGGCCGAACGGGCGGCGGCCGACGAAATGCGCCGCACGGCGGCGGCGCTGCAGCAGTCGCAGAAGATGGAGGCGATCGGCAAGCTGACCGGCGGCGTGGCGCATGACTTCAACAATCTGCTGCAGGTCATCTCCGGCAACCTGCAACTGCTCAGCGGCGACGTCAAGGGCAACGCGCGCGCCGAAAAGCGTCTCGAGCACGCGCTGGCGGGCGTCACGCGCGGCGCCAAGCTGGCCAGCTATCTGCTGGCGTTCGGCCGGCGCCAGGCACTCGATCCAAGGGTGGTCAAGATCGGCCGCTTCATCGCCGGCATGGAGGACATGCTGCGCCGTTCGCTGGGCGAGGAGATCGAGGTTGAGACGGTCATCTCCGGCGGCTTGTGGAACACGCTGGTCGACACCGCGCAGGTGGAGAACGCGGTGCTCAACCTGTGCATCAACGCGCGCGACGCCATGGACGGCGTGGGCAGGCTGACCATCGAGGTGGGCAACGCCATGCTCGACGACCAATACGCCGCCACCCATCCGGAGCTGGCGGCGGGCCAGTACGTGATGATCGCCATCAGCGACACCGGCAGCGGCATGAGTCCCGAGGTGCTGGCGCAGGCGTTCGATCCGTTCTTCTCGACCAAGCCGGAAGGCAAGGGCAGCGGTCTGGGATTGTCGATGGTGTACGGCTTCGCGCGCCAGTCCGGCGGCCACGTGAAGATCTACAGCGAACCGGGAAGCGGCACCACCGTCAAGCTGTACCTGCCCCGTTCGACCGAGGTCGAGGATGCGCCGGCGCCGCCGGAAATGCGCGCGGTGGTGGGCGGCCAGGAAACCATCCTGGTGGCCGAGGATGACGACGGCGTGCGCGCCACCGTGGTCGAAATGCTCAGCGAGCTCGGTTACCGCGTGCTCAAGGCGAACGACGCGGCCAGTGCGCTGAGCATCATCGACAGCGGCCTGCAAATCGACCTGCTGTTCACCGACGTGGTGATGCCGGGCGCGCTGCGCAGTCCCGAACTGGCGCGCAAGGCGCGCGAGCGGCTGCCGGGCATCGCGGTGCTGTTCACGTCCGGCTACACGGAAAACGCCATCGTGCATGGCGGCCGGCTCGACGCCGGCGTCGATTTGCTGGGCAAGCCTTATACGCGCGAGGCGCTGGCGCGCAAGGTGCGCCATGTGCTGGCCAACCGCCAGCATCAGGTGCAGCTGGCGGCGCAGCCGCCGGCGGCTGCCATGGTGGCGGCCGACAACGCCGCCGGCGCGGCCGGCTTGCGCATCGTGCTGGTGGAGGACGAGCAGGAACTGCGCGAGACCACCACCGAACTGCTGGAACTGCTGGGCCATACGGTGCTGCCGGCCGGCGACGCGGCCGCCGCGCTGGTGTTGCTGCAAGGGGAAGCGGTGGATGTGATGATCACCGATATCTCGCTGCCGGACCTGTCCGGCGAGGTGCTGGCGGCGCGCGCCCGCGCGTTGCGGCCCGACCTGCGTATCATCTTTGCCAGCGGCCAGCATCCGCGCTTTCCGCTGGAGGGCGCGCAATTGCTGCTCAAGCCGTTCAGTGTCGATAAGCTGATGCAGATGCTGGCATCCGTGGTCTAA
- the fur gene encoding ferric iron uptake transcriptional regulator — MDIPQELRKLGLKATLPRLRILQLFQESKSKHLNADDVYRLLHDENIDMGLATVYRVLMQFADAGILIRRHFESVASVFELNEGGHHDHLICTNCGKMEEFLDAEIEARQEAVARERNFVLHEHALSLYGFCGDCADNINPLAARKLRRS, encoded by the coding sequence ATGGATATCCCTCAAGAGTTGCGCAAGCTTGGCCTGAAGGCCACCCTCCCCCGTCTGCGCATCCTGCAACTGTTCCAGGAATCGAAAAGCAAGCATTTGAACGCGGACGACGTCTACCGCCTGCTGCACGACGAAAACATCGACATGGGACTGGCCACCGTGTACCGGGTACTGATGCAGTTCGCCGACGCCGGCATCCTGATCCGCCGCCACTTCGAGTCGGTGGCCTCGGTATTCGAGCTCAACGAGGGCGGCCACCACGACCACCTGATCTGCACCAACTGCGGCAAGATGGAGGAATTCCTCGACGCCGAGATCGAGGCGCGCCAGGAGGCGGTGGCCAGGGAGCGCAACTTCGTACTGCACGAGCACGCGCTGTCGCTGTACGGCTTTTGCGGCGACTGCGCCGACAACATCAATCCGCTCGCGGCAAGGAAGCTGCGGCGTTCCTGA
- a CDS encoding response regulator, with product MSDPEPHFCNIAIVDDDAAVRVGLSSLLRSYGYAAQAFDSAQALLAEGADALGQFHCVITDLQMPGMSGIELLEALRREGSTLPLILMTAFPEAALRKRALQGGAACFLSKPFDASQLLACLRNAAASLPRAD from the coding sequence GTGTCTGATCCGGAACCACATTTTTGTAACATTGCCATCGTCGACGACGACGCCGCCGTGCGCGTCGGCTTGAGCAGCCTGCTGCGCTCCTACGGCTACGCGGCGCAGGCCTTCGATTCGGCCCAGGCGTTGCTGGCCGAGGGCGCGGACGCGCTCGGCCAGTTTCATTGCGTGATCACCGATCTGCAGATGCCCGGCATGAGCGGCATCGAGCTGCTGGAGGCGTTGCGCCGGGAAGGCAGCACCTTGCCGCTGATCCTGATGACGGCCTTTCCCGAGGCGGCGCTGCGCAAACGCGCGCTGCAGGGCGGCGCCGCCTGCTTTTTGAGCAAGCCGTTCGACGCCAGCCAGCTGCTCGCCTGCCTCAGGAACGCCGCAGCTTCCTTGCCGCGAGCGGATTGA
- a CDS encoding response regulator, which translates to MNQIDSIDYAETLVYIVDDEAPLREALSSLLRSVGMRIAAFASVAEFMAEPRADVTSCLLLDVRLQGVSGLDFQADLQRDGVALPIIFMTGHGDIPMSVRAMKAGAIDFLAKPFRDQELLDAIDAALRADQARRLRDGALQGLTARYESLTPREREIMALAARGLMNKQIAGEVGTSEITVKIHRGNAMRKMQAKTFADLVRMAEALGLA; encoded by the coding sequence ATGAACCAGATTGATTCCATTGACTACGCCGAAACGCTGGTCTACATCGTCGACGACGAGGCGCCGCTGCGGGAAGCCCTTTCCAGCCTTTTGCGGTCGGTGGGCATGCGGATCGCCGCCTTCGCGTCGGTGGCCGAGTTCATGGCCGAACCGCGCGCCGACGTCACCAGCTGCCTGCTGCTCGATGTGCGGCTGCAGGGCGTCAGCGGCCTCGATTTCCAGGCCGACCTGCAGCGCGACGGCGTGGCGCTGCCAATCATCTTCATGACCGGGCACGGCGACATCCCGATGTCGGTGCGGGCGATGAAGGCCGGCGCCATCGACTTCCTGGCCAAGCCGTTCCGCGACCAGGAGCTGCTCGACGCGATCGACGCCGCCTTGCGGGCCGACCAGGCGCGGCGCCTGCGCGACGGTGCGCTGCAGGGACTCACCGCGCGCTATGAAAGCCTGACGCCGCGCGAGCGCGAAATCATGGCGCTGGCCGCGCGCGGCCTGATGAACAAGCAGATCGCCGGCGAAGTGGGCACCAGCGAGATCACTGTCAAGATCCATCGCGGCAACGCCATGCGCAAGATGCAGGCCAAGACCTTCGCCGACCTGGTGCGCATGGCCGAGGCGCTCGGCCTCGCCTAG
- a CDS encoding ATP-binding protein, with translation MTLLIFAVDTFTPLDMAVAVMYVVVVLLSASVWQRRGVLLVTGICLALTVASYLLTHTVVFSGAAAGRMMVGLLAISITAFLALRGQSATNALLAREHALRRSEAFLAGTQRISKTGSFSFKAPDGAMYWSDEAARIFGYPLDVTPTMERVLERCAPDDRPLVRAAMERALGAEGVVDLRHRLLLPDGQLKYVHVLAEPRYDKQGACEYLGAVTDVTAAVLAEQALHSAQVQLAHATRVTMLGELAASIAHEVNQPLAAISTNGEACLRWMNRPQPDLAEARATVASILEASARATGVIRRIRALARRSDPQHAVLDLNAVAEESVDLVRRELDTHRVALTLDLAPQLPPVCGDRVQLQQVIINLLMNASQAMATCAPGQAVLMLHTGLTADGAPLLSVSDSGPGIAADAAPRLFEAFYSTKEDGMGMGLPICRSIIETHGGRIWVGQPAPHTPLNGAIITFSVPAYEPD, from the coding sequence TTGACGTTGTTGATCTTCGCGGTCGATACCTTCACGCCGCTGGACATGGCGGTGGCCGTGATGTACGTGGTGGTGGTCTTGTTGTCGGCAAGCGTGTGGCAGCGGCGCGGCGTGCTGCTGGTGACCGGCATCTGCCTGGCGTTGACGGTCGCCTCCTACCTGCTGACGCACACGGTGGTGTTCTCCGGCGCCGCCGCCGGGCGCATGATGGTCGGCCTGCTCGCCATCAGCATCACCGCCTTCCTGGCGCTGCGCGGACAAAGCGCCACCAACGCGTTGCTGGCGCGCGAGCACGCGCTGCGCCGCAGCGAGGCGTTTTTGGCCGGCACTCAGCGCATCAGCAAAACCGGCAGCTTCAGTTTCAAGGCTCCAGACGGTGCAATGTACTGGTCCGACGAGGCGGCGCGCATCTTCGGCTACCCGCTGGACGTGACGCCGACGATGGAGCGGGTGCTGGAGCGCTGCGCGCCGGACGACCGTCCGCTGGTGCGCGCGGCGATGGAGCGGGCGCTCGGCGCGGAGGGCGTGGTCGATCTGCGCCACCGCCTGCTGCTGCCGGACGGCCAGCTGAAATATGTGCACGTGCTGGCCGAGCCGCGCTACGACAAGCAGGGCGCCTGCGAATACCTGGGCGCGGTGACCGACGTCACGGCGGCGGTGCTGGCCGAACAGGCGCTGCACAGCGCCCAGGTGCAGCTGGCGCACGCCACCCGCGTGACGATGCTGGGCGAACTGGCGGCCTCCATCGCGCACGAGGTCAATCAACCGCTGGCGGCGATTTCCACCAACGGCGAGGCCTGTTTGCGCTGGATGAACCGTCCGCAGCCCGACCTGGCCGAGGCGCGCGCCACAGTCGCCAGCATCCTGGAAGCGAGCGCACGCGCCACCGGCGTGATCAGGCGCATCCGCGCGCTGGCGCGCCGCAGCGATCCGCAGCACGCGGTGCTGGACCTGAACGCCGTCGCCGAGGAAAGCGTGGACCTGGTGCGGCGCGAACTCGATACCCACCGCGTGGCGCTGACGCTGGACCTGGCGCCGCAACTGCCGCCGGTGTGCGGCGACCGCGTGCAGCTGCAGCAGGTGATCATCAATCTGCTGATGAACGCCAGCCAGGCCATGGCCACCTGCGCGCCTGGACAAGCGGTGCTGATGCTGCACACCGGCCTGACCGCCGACGGCGCGCCGCTACTGAGCGTGAGCGACTCCGGCCCCGGCATCGCGGCCGACGCCGCGCCGCGCCTGTTCGAGGCGTTCTACAGCACCAAGGAGGACGGCATGGGCATGGGATTGCCGATTTGCCGTTCCATTATCGAGACCCACGGCGGCCGCATCTGGGTAGGCCAGCCCGCCCCGCACACGCCGCTGAACGGCGCCATCATCACCTTCTCCGTGCCAGCCTATGAACCAGATTGA
- a CDS encoding c-type cytochrome: protein MRKTTRRWVAAGIAALAAGALAAAWVVQPALAPVAPPAPGGFDAASVTRGARIVAVGDCMVCHTAAGGRPYAGGLPLRTPFGTIYTTNITPDAATGIGNWSLSAFTRALRHGVSRDGHLLYPAFPYIHYTRLTDADIGDAYAYLMTRAPVQATSPDNQLIFPLGFRPLLAGWNLLYLRSGPKPDDPARGAEWNRGRYLVDGAGHCASCHSALDPIGGERSPAFGGGNIDGWDAPALTTLLRAPKPWTAEQLAAYLRHGWSPEHGAAAGPMAPVAHSLSLVPPEDTKAMAAYLMSLQTATAPAAPPPAPPATGADAARIRQGGTLFAGACAGCHGDAAPMMAAGGRPPLNLSTAVAGDRPDNLIQIVLNGVPWTPARSATFMPAFAASLNDAQIASIAAYVRADIGKRAPWPKLERRVTEIRKENQP, encoded by the coding sequence ATGAGAAAAACAACACGGAGATGGGTCGCCGCCGGCATCGCGGCGCTGGCCGCCGGCGCACTGGCGGCGGCGTGGGTGGTGCAACCGGCGCTGGCGCCCGTCGCGCCGCCCGCCCCCGGCGGTTTCGACGCCGCCAGCGTGACGCGCGGCGCGCGCATCGTCGCCGTCGGCGATTGCATGGTGTGCCACACCGCCGCCGGCGGCCGGCCCTACGCCGGCGGCCTGCCGCTGCGCACGCCCTTCGGCACCATCTACACCACCAACATCACGCCCGATGCCGCCACCGGCATCGGCAACTGGTCGCTGTCCGCGTTCACCCGCGCGCTGCGCCACGGCGTCTCCCGCGACGGCCATCTGCTGTATCCGGCCTTCCCCTATATTCACTACACGCGGCTGACGGACGCCGACATCGGCGACGCCTACGCCTATCTGATGACGCGCGCGCCGGTGCAAGCGACATCGCCCGACAACCAGCTGATTTTCCCACTGGGCTTCCGGCCATTGCTGGCGGGCTGGAACCTGCTCTACCTGCGCAGCGGTCCGAAACCGGACGATCCGGCCCGTGGCGCAGAATGGAATCGGGGCCGCTATCTGGTGGACGGCGCCGGCCACTGCGCCTCCTGTCACAGCGCGCTGGACCCGATCGGCGGCGAGCGTAGTCCCGCCTTCGGTGGCGGCAATATCGATGGTTGGGACGCGCCGGCGCTGACGACGCTGCTGCGCGCGCCCAAGCCGTGGACCGCCGAACAACTGGCGGCGTACCTGCGCCATGGCTGGTCGCCGGAGCATGGCGCCGCCGCCGGGCCGATGGCGCCCGTCGCCCACAGCCTGTCGCTGGTGCCGCCGGAAGACACCAAGGCGATGGCGGCCTACCTGATGTCCCTGCAGACGGCGACGGCGCCCGCGGCCCCGCCCCCCGCGCCGCCGGCCACCGGTGCGGACGCCGCCCGCATCCGCCAGGGCGGCACGCTGTTTGCCGGCGCCTGCGCCGGCTGCCACGGCGACGCCGCCCCGATGATGGCGGCCGGTGGCCGGCCGCCGCTCAACCTGAGCACCGCCGTCGCCGGCGACCGCCCCGACAACCTGATACAGATCGTATTGAACGGCGTGCCATGGACGCCAGCGCGTTCGGCCACCTTCATGCCGGCGTTCGCCGCCTCGCTCAACGACGCGCAGATCGCCAGCATCGCCGCCTACGTCCGCGCCGACATCGGCAAGCGCGCGCCGTGGCCGAAGCTTGAGCGCCGCGTCACCGAGATTCGCAAGGAGAACCAGCCATGA
- a CDS encoding (2Fe-2S)-binding protein, producing the protein MSTLTVNGVTHTLDIDPSTPLLYALRNQLELNGAKFGCGLGQCGACTVLLDDQPVFGCLTPLAACEGRRVRTIESLGSAAHPGPLQASFIRHQAAQCGYCIAGMVMRAQALLEQNPQPSAAQIRAHMEPNLCRCGTHMRILAAIGEVAAARRVAPLAHKAAGSKP; encoded by the coding sequence ATGAGCACACTCACCGTCAACGGCGTCACCCACACGCTCGACATCGATCCCTCCACGCCGCTGCTGTACGCGCTGCGCAACCAGCTGGAGCTGAACGGCGCCAAATTCGGCTGCGGCCTTGGCCAGTGCGGCGCCTGCACGGTGCTGCTGGACGACCAGCCGGTGTTCGGCTGCCTGACGCCGCTGGCCGCCTGCGAAGGGCGCCGCGTGCGCACCATCGAAAGCCTGGGCAGCGCCGCCCATCCCGGCCCGCTGCAGGCTTCCTTCATCCGGCACCAGGCGGCGCAATGCGGCTACTGCATCGCCGGCATGGTGATGCGCGCGCAGGCGCTGCTCGAACAGAATCCGCAGCCCAGCGCGGCCCAGATCCGCGCCCACATGGAGCCCAACCTTTGCCGCTGCGGCACGCATATGCGCATCCTGGCGGCCATCGGCGAAGTGGCGGCCGCGCGCCGCGTCGCGCCCCTGGCGCACAAGGCGGCGGGGAGCAAGCCATGA
- a CDS encoding molybdopterin-dependent oxidoreductase, with protein MTDRVTDTGTIDLRRRATLGAGALVLGFSLLPRLARAEFNAMGVPPVANKALAGSLKTNPMLDAWIRIAADGKVTVFTGKVELGTGVRTALLQIAAEQLDVAPAAIDFITGDTGRTPNEGYTAGSHTIADSGTALLHAAAQVRALLVQGAAAQWKLAPDNLLTRAGTIIAPDGRNMHYGLALRGIDLHRAAQAKSVLKDAGAYTVIGSSLPRVDIPAKLTGGASYVQDMRPPRMVHARVVRPPAYGARLLSADVKAVERMAGVLKVLVDGNYLAVVAADEWQAILAMRALSAGARWAKGPALPAAAGIHATLRALPAQDIVVEDKRAPGGAVAVTTIRNRYTKQYVLHGSIGPSCSVAVLDGAQLTVWTHTQGVYPLRAAIAEMLSMPLDAVRCIHTESAGCYGQNGADDVAADAALIARAMPGRPVRVQLMRDQENQWEPYAPAMSTELSASLDAGGKVCDWHYELWSGSHNERPGNAGKLIPAQLLAKPFTPSPSLPMPMPEGGGDRNAAPLYAFANSKVINHFLPVTPLRTSAMRSLGAHINLFAIEGMMDELAAAARTDPVEFRLRHMDDARARDVIRAAASKFGWRWDKQHRERGRRRDHGFGFAFGQYKNLMAYVALAVEIRVERSTGDVQIVRVAAAVDCGQGVNPDGIRNQIEGGILQSASWTLYERLQFGPDGIASVDWASYPIMRYSNVPAKVDVVLIDRPGMPFLGVAEAAQGPMAGALGNALADATGKRWRDLPLAGPQLMS; from the coding sequence ATGACGGACCGCGTCACCGACACCGGAACCATCGACCTGCGCCGCCGCGCCACACTGGGCGCCGGCGCCCTGGTGCTGGGATTTTCCCTGCTGCCGCGTCTCGCGCGCGCCGAATTCAACGCGATGGGCGTGCCGCCGGTGGCCAACAAGGCGCTGGCGGGCAGCCTGAAAACCAATCCGATGCTCGACGCCTGGATCAGGATCGCCGCCGATGGCAAGGTCACGGTCTTCACCGGCAAGGTGGAACTGGGCACCGGCGTGCGCACGGCGTTGCTGCAGATCGCCGCCGAACAGCTGGACGTGGCGCCGGCCGCCATCGACTTCATCACCGGCGACACCGGTCGCACGCCCAACGAGGGCTACACCGCCGGCAGCCACACCATCGCCGACAGCGGCACCGCCCTGCTGCACGCCGCCGCCCAGGTGCGCGCGCTGCTGGTGCAAGGCGCCGCAGCGCAATGGAAGCTCGCACCGGACAACCTCTTAACCCGGGCCGGCACGATCATCGCGCCGGACGGGCGCAACATGCACTATGGCCTGGCGCTGCGGGGCATCGATCTGCACCGCGCGGCGCAGGCCAAATCGGTGCTGAAGGACGCCGGTGCCTACACCGTGATCGGCAGTTCGCTGCCGCGCGTGGACATACCGGCCAAGCTGACCGGCGGCGCCAGCTATGTGCAGGACATGCGCCCGCCCCGCATGGTGCATGCCCGCGTGGTGCGTCCGCCGGCCTACGGCGCGCGCCTGCTGTCGGCCGACGTCAAGGCCGTCGAGCGGATGGCCGGTGTGCTGAAGGTACTCGTCGACGGCAACTACCTGGCGGTCGTCGCGGCCGACGAATGGCAGGCGATCCTGGCGATGCGCGCCTTATCGGCCGGCGCCAGGTGGGCCAAGGGTCCGGCCCTGCCGGCCGCCGCCGGCATCCACGCCACCTTGCGCGCCCTGCCCGCCCAGGACATCGTGGTCGAGGACAAGCGTGCCCCCGGTGGAGCGGTTGCCGTCACCACCATCAGGAACCGCTACACCAAACAATATGTGTTGCATGGCTCGATCGGCCCATCGTGCTCGGTTGCGGTGCTCGATGGCGCGCAGCTGACGGTGTGGACGCACACCCAGGGCGTCTATCCGCTGCGCGCGGCCATCGCCGAGATGCTGTCCATGCCGCTCGACGCGGTGCGCTGCATCCATACCGAGAGCGCCGGCTGCTATGGCCAGAACGGCGCCGACGACGTGGCGGCCGATGCCGCGCTGATCGCCCGCGCCATGCCCGGGCGGCCGGTGCGGGTGCAGTTGATGCGCGACCAGGAAAACCAGTGGGAGCCGTACGCGCCGGCCATGAGCACGGAGCTGAGCGCATCGCTCGACGCCGGCGGCAAGGTCTGCGACTGGCACTACGAACTGTGGAGCGGCTCGCACAACGAACGCCCCGGCAACGCCGGCAAGCTGATACCGGCGCAACTGCTGGCCAAGCCGTTCACGCCCAGCCCCTCGCTGCCGATGCCGATGCCCGAGGGCGGTGGCGACCGCAACGCCGCACCGCTGTACGCGTTCGCCAATTCGAAGGTGATCAACCATTTTCTGCCGGTGACGCCGCTGCGCACGTCGGCAATGCGCTCGCTGGGCGCCCACATCAACCTGTTCGCCATCGAGGGCATGATGGACGAACTGGCGGCGGCGGCCCGCACCGATCCGGTCGAATTCCGCCTGCGCCATATGGACGACGCGCGCGCGCGCGACGTGATTCGCGCCGCCGCGTCGAAATTCGGTTGGCGATGGGATAAGCAGCATCGCGAGCGCGGACGACGCCGCGACCACGGCTTCGGCTTCGCCTTCGGCCAGTACAAGAATCTGATGGCGTATGTCGCGCTGGCGGTCGAAATCCGGGTCGAGCGCAGCACCGGCGACGTCCAGATTGTGCGGGTGGCGGCGGCCGTCGATTGCGGCCAGGGTGTGAACCCGGACGGCATCCGCAACCAGATCGAGGGAGGCATCCTGCAGTCGGCCAGCTGGACGTTGTACGAGCGCCTGCAATTCGGGCCGGACGGCATCGCCAGCGTCGACTGGGCCAGCTATCCGATCATGCGCTATTCGAATGTACCGGCCAAGGTCGACGTGGTGCTGATCGACCGGCCGGGCATGCCCTTCCTCGGCGTGGCCGAAGCGGCGCAAGGACCGATGGCGGGAGCGCTGGGCAATGCGCTGGCCGACGCCACCGGCAAGCGCTGGCGCGACCTGCCGCTGGCCGGCCCCCAACTGATGTCGTGA